A region of Halalkaliarchaeum desulfuricum DNA encodes the following proteins:
- a CDS encoding ATP-binding protein, with protein sequence MNKLSSGTRVQVLLAVRVAFVEHREQETAPPLLLDETLAPFDDQRAETVLDTVIDLAREGRQVFYFTARHDERTRWENRLEEADIEYSLQQLTAGDGHDPISEPPTIETPGAIDVPAPEGGDHWQYRERLDVPTFDPRQGAASAPLWYVTEDPEVLYRLRTAGIERWGHLKSLLEVGAVDGLLSETSREQVRQHGAALEAFVEAYTVGRGKAVDRDVLEAIDAVSDNFIDEVSAVADQVDGDPDALLEKVPDIHRFGSRKTEKLRKCLRDEGYLDPRPKRPDEQIRSAVVDTYCQHGLEPATAATAADRLIHRISGDSESSETTD encoded by the coding sequence TTGAACAAGCTCTCCAGTGGAACACGAGTACAGGTTCTGTTAGCAGTCCGGGTCGCCTTCGTTGAACACAGAGAACAGGAGACCGCGCCCCCGTTGTTGCTTGACGAGACGCTGGCACCATTCGACGACCAACGGGCCGAAACGGTCCTCGACACCGTGATTGATTTGGCCCGAGAAGGGCGACAGGTGTTCTACTTCACGGCCCGACACGATGAACGCACACGCTGGGAGAACCGCCTCGAAGAAGCGGACATTGAATACAGTCTCCAGCAACTAACCGCGGGCGACGGGCATGACCCGATCTCGGAGCCGCCGACAATCGAGACACCCGGTGCAATCGACGTGCCAGCCCCGGAAGGCGGCGATCACTGGCAATACCGTGAGCGACTGGACGTGCCGACGTTCGACCCACGGCAGGGAGCGGCTTCGGCGCCGCTCTGGTACGTGACCGAGGATCCAGAGGTACTGTACCGACTCCGTACTGCTGGCATCGAGCGCTGGGGACATCTCAAATCGTTATTGGAGGTTGGTGCTGTTGACGGCCTCCTGTCAGAGACATCCAGAGAACAGGTTCGGCAGCATGGCGCGGCATTGGAAGCATTCGTTGAGGCGTATACAGTTGGACGCGGGAAAGCCGTTGACCGTGACGTGTTAGAAGCCATCGACGCCGTCAGCGACAACTTTATTGACGAAGTTAGTGCGGTGGCCGACCAGGTTGATGGCGATCCAGACGCGCTTCTGGAGAAGGTACCAGACATTCATCGATTCGGGTCGCGCAAAACCGAAAAACTCCGGAAGTGTCTCCGCGACGAGGGGTACCTTGATCCGCGCCCAAAGCGGCCTGACGAACAAATCCGGTCAGCAGTGGTTGATACCTACTGTCAGCACGGACTGGAACCAGCCACCGCGGCAACAGCCGCAGACAGACTCATTCATCGGATTTCAGGGGATTCGGAGTCGAGTGAGACAACGGACTGA
- a CDS encoding nucleotidyltransferase domain-containing protein, whose product MGNVNAAVVSLEELGVVTVDRDGRANAVQINASKLVRGDDRVTSIPQSEYHAPVRAIRDQVLERIGDDAGVVVFGSVARGDADRASDIDVFVIVPGDRMEAQRRAHGIEDEIASERFAGDRYEPHIVVETRESAARHDRIRDVFTEGITIHDTAALQAVKSEVFENGA is encoded by the coding sequence ATGGGGAATGTGAATGCGGCTGTCGTGTCGCTTGAAGAACTCGGTGTGGTGACAGTTGACCGTGACGGTCGCGCGAATGCCGTTCAAATTAACGCGTCGAAACTCGTTCGTGGTGATGACCGCGTTACGTCAATCCCGCAGTCTGAGTACCATGCCCCGGTTCGAGCGATTCGAGACCAGGTCCTCGAACGAATCGGCGATGATGCAGGCGTGGTGGTGTTCGGGAGTGTTGCACGCGGTGATGCGGACCGGGCGAGCGATATTGATGTGTTCGTTATCGTGCCTGGTGACCGCATGGAAGCGCAGCGGCGCGCACACGGGATCGAAGATGAAATCGCGTCCGAACGGTTCGCCGGCGATCGGTACGAACCGCACATCGTGGTGGAAACACGAGAGTCTGCTGCGCGTCACGACCGTATCCGTGACGTGTTCACGGAAGGCATCACGATTCACGACACCGCTGCATTACAAGCGGTGAAGAGTGAGGTGTTCGAGAATGGGGCTTGA
- a CDS encoding anaerobic sulfatase maturase, with product MADRPTETGVADLPYNVMAMPTGPSCNLECEYCYYLEKSELYPERAEFAMSENTLEEFIRQYIESQPTQRVTFAWQGGEPTLRGLDFYRKVVRLQEKYAPPDKQIMNSIQTNGTRLNEEWCKFFKENEFLVGISIDGPKELHNKYRRTRSGHGTFEEVIDGLSLLKKHGIKYNVLCVVNNYNSKYPLRVYNFLKNKNVNWVQFIPLIEEFDKKEENTSTSRSIDPISDIDHENKGELKRCDYRWVNEMVNYPDNNDTEYKELIKLARKAPVSERSVDPEQYGIFMTEIFDEWVRNDVGEISVRLFDQSLEVAIQGNPSYCIFKETCGEQVAMEHNGDIYSCDHFVNKGFKLGNIHDENIVTMIESNEQQQFGEYKREGLPKLCENCNVRNFCNGGCPKNRCAKTTSGDFGLNYLCASYRYFFNYIQPYLSLLRKQYNKNKPLTNVMKQIKSLDNHYSIQ from the coding sequence ATGGCCGATAGACCAACTGAAACTGGAGTGGCTGATCTTCCTTATAACGTAATGGCGATGCCTACCGGTCCATCATGTAACCTTGAGTGCGAGTACTGTTATTACCTAGAAAAATCAGAGTTATATCCTGAGCGGGCTGAATTTGCAATGTCCGAGAATACGCTTGAGGAATTCATTCGTCAGTACATAGAATCCCAGCCAACACAACGGGTGACCTTCGCGTGGCAAGGGGGAGAGCCGACACTGCGGGGTCTTGACTTCTATCGAAAGGTTGTCCGACTTCAAGAAAAGTACGCTCCTCCTGACAAACAAATCATGAACAGCATTCAAACGAATGGAACTCGACTGAATGAAGAGTGGTGCAAGTTCTTTAAAGAAAATGAATTTCTTGTTGGTATCAGTATAGACGGTCCAAAAGAGCTTCACAATAAGTATCGAAGGACACGGAGCGGACACGGAACGTTTGAGGAAGTTATTGATGGTCTTTCACTACTAAAAAAGCACGGTATAAAATATAACGTATTATGTGTAGTTAACAATTATAATAGTAAATATCCACTCCGTGTGTACAACTTTTTAAAGAACAAAAATGTAAATTGGGTTCAATTTATCCCGTTGATTGAGGAATTTGACAAAAAAGAAGAAAATACATCTACGTCACGGTCTATTGATCCAATATCGGATATTGATCATGAAAATAAAGGAGAATTAAAACGGTGCGACTACAGGTGGGTGAATGAAATGGTCAATTATCCGGATAATAACGATACGGAGTATAAAGAACTAATAAAATTGGCAAGGAAGGCGCCAGTCTCTGAGCGAAGTGTCGACCCTGAACAATATGGGATATTTATGACAGAAATATTTGATGAATGGGTCCGAAACGATGTTGGGGAGATATCTGTACGGTTATTTGATCAGAGTCTCGAAGTTGCTATTCAGGGGAATCCTAGTTATTGTATTTTTAAAGAAACGTGTGGGGAGCAAGTCGCAATGGAACACAATGGTGACATTTATTCTTGTGATCATTTCGTCAACAAAGGTTTCAAACTTGGAAACATTCATGATGAGAATATTGTGACAATGATCGAGAGCAACGAACAACAACAGTTTGGAGAATACAAACGTGAGGGATTGCCAAAATTGTGTGAAAATTGTAACGTTAGAAATTTCTGTAATGGGGGGTGTCCCAAAAATCGGTGTGCTAAAACAACATCCGGAGATTTTGGACTCAATTATCTTTGTGCGAGCTACCGATACTTCTTCAACTACATTCAACCATACCTGTCGCTCCTACGTAAACAGTACAACAAAAACAAGCCACTTACTAATGTAATGAAACAAATTAAATCTCTTGATAACCACTATTCCATTCAATAA
- a CDS encoding EamA family transporter, producing the protein MINQPIVLAIVTMFAWGGWAIFATLSTQSLPPAIAIVLSYAAGTAVTLAYVVTRGIRVDLLSVPAGTEFAILAGIVSAIGGLTLYAGLGKGDAAIVTTISALYFVVAAIAGVLFLGESITVRDFLGIVFAILAIILISS; encoded by the coding sequence ATGATCAACCAGCCGATAGTATTAGCAATCGTAACAATGTTTGCGTGGGGTGGTTGGGCGATATTCGCCACTCTTTCCACGCAATCGTTACCACCAGCGATCGCGATAGTGTTATCCTACGCTGCTGGGACGGCGGTTACATTAGCGTACGTAGTTACACGCGGAATCAGGGTTGACCTCCTTTCGGTGCCGGCGGGTACGGAGTTCGCTATCCTCGCGGGGATCGTGTCAGCGATCGGTGGGCTCACGCTTTACGCCGGGCTCGGTAAGGGGGACGCAGCGATCGTTACCACAATTAGCGCTCTCTACTTCGTCGTTGCAGCCATAGCCGGAGTACTATTTCTCGGTGAAAGCATTACGGTTCGCGACTTTTTGGGGATTGTATTCGCAATCTTAGCAATTATCCTGATATCCTCGTAA
- a CDS encoding iron-containing alcohol dehydrogenase, producing the protein MSFGEYTLSFPIWVEFGNGKSDRVGPLVDSQEWESVLVVTDEGIREVGLLDGIEESLDGAGIEYVVYDGVEPNPTASMVEEATGVLESEGCDAVVAVGGGSVMDVGKGASLMTTNPGDITDYEVKSADDVMEAPIRTEPLPLVTVPTTAGTGSEVDYWAVITDEERDFKMAMGQPPLYPGGPYLGAEIALVDPELTASLPPRQTAATGFDAFSHALENHVSSARPPVVEPLTYNVMELVSANLVEAYEEGTMASRERMMFASNVAGICENFAGFGAIHSLAEVTGGMYPEIPHGEAIAAYTPAVMRYNLEEVPDRYAEVAQAMGVDVSGLTEEEAAREAVTAVEELISAVDLPESLAELGVAEEDLPEIAENALYTIEIHDNPRDADAEDLLEIARDAY; encoded by the coding sequence ATGAGTTTCGGCGAGTACACGCTGTCGTTCCCCATCTGGGTGGAGTTCGGCAACGGCAAAAGCGACCGCGTCGGCCCGCTCGTCGACTCCCAGGAGTGGGAGTCAGTACTGGTCGTCACCGACGAGGGCATTCGGGAGGTCGGTCTGCTCGACGGGATCGAGGAGTCGCTCGACGGGGCGGGAATCGAGTACGTCGTCTACGACGGGGTCGAACCCAACCCGACAGCGTCGATGGTCGAGGAGGCGACCGGCGTGCTCGAATCCGAGGGCTGTGACGCGGTCGTCGCCGTCGGCGGCGGCAGCGTGATGGACGTCGGCAAGGGCGCGTCGCTGATGACGACTAATCCCGGAGACATCACCGACTACGAGGTCAAGTCCGCCGACGACGTGATGGAGGCGCCGATCCGGACGGAGCCGCTGCCGCTGGTTACGGTTCCCACAACGGCCGGCACCGGCAGCGAAGTCGACTACTGGGCGGTCATCACCGACGAGGAACGCGACTTCAAGATGGCGATGGGGCAGCCGCCGCTGTATCCGGGCGGGCCGTACCTCGGCGCGGAGATCGCACTCGTGGATCCCGAACTGACGGCCTCGCTGCCGCCCCGCCAGACGGCCGCGACCGGGTTCGACGCGTTCTCACACGCCCTGGAGAACCACGTCTCCTCGGCCCGGCCGCCGGTGGTAGAGCCGCTTACGTACAACGTGATGGAACTGGTTTCTGCGAACCTGGTGGAGGCCTACGAGGAGGGGACGATGGCCTCCCGGGAGCGGATGATGTTCGCCTCCAACGTGGCGGGGATCTGCGAGAACTTCGCCGGGTTCGGTGCGATCCACTCGCTTGCGGAGGTGACCGGCGGGATGTACCCCGAGATCCCCCACGGGGAGGCGATCGCCGCCTACACGCCGGCGGTGATGCGGTACAACCTCGAGGAAGTGCCCGATCGGTACGCCGAGGTCGCACAGGCGATGGGAGTCGACGTCTCCGGGCTCACTGAAGAGGAGGCCGCCCGCGAGGCGGTCACGGCCGTCGAGGAGCTGATTTCCGCGGTCGATCTGCCGGAGAGCCTCGCGGAACTCGGTGTCGCTGAAGAGGACCTCCCCGAGATCGCAGAAAACGCGCTGTACACGATCGAAATCCACGACAATCCTCGGGACGCCGACGCCGAGGACCTGCTTGAAATCGCCCGCGACGCGTACTAA
- a CDS encoding IS5 family transposase, which yields MPTQIFRFTERVVFAVKRVADDWDEPAAPEGSGGFTDAAMISIHCLRISLDTTYRMTIDLLKEMPRISREIGLEPADLPHPSTLCLAFDRIEMAVCRTLLHQSAQLHNTGPIAAIDATYFERSPASRSYCSKTKYEVQDLKATKLVDTETNAILDLHCTTTREGSDADICKQLARRQADELQILTADKGYDCTWLREYLREELDLRPLIKHCINKPYDHAHNARIDDDLYHQRSMSETVFSSVKRSLGVALRARTWYREFRELALMCAVYNIKMAAEQEIPLPSGD from the coding sequence GTGCCAACGCAAATCTTCCGCTTCACCGAACGTGTGGTCTTCGCAGTCAAAAGAGTTGCCGATGATTGGGACGAACCTGCCGCCCCAGAAGGGAGCGGCGGGTTCACCGATGCCGCGATGATATCCATCCACTGTCTCCGGATTTCCCTCGATACAACCTATCGAATGACGATCGACCTCCTGAAGGAAATGCCACGAATATCCCGGGAGATCGGCCTTGAACCGGCCGATCTCCCACATCCATCCACGTTATGTCTCGCGTTCGATAGAATTGAGATGGCAGTCTGCCGGACGCTTCTCCACCAGTCTGCACAGCTTCACAACACCGGACCAATCGCAGCGATTGACGCGACGTACTTCGAGCGCTCGCCTGCGAGCCGCTCGTACTGCTCCAAGACGAAATACGAAGTACAGGACCTCAAAGCCACGAAACTCGTCGATACAGAGACAAACGCGATCCTCGATTTGCACTGCACAACCACCAGAGAGGGAAGTGACGCCGACATCTGCAAGCAACTCGCCCGCCGGCAGGCGGACGAGTTGCAGATCCTTACTGCAGACAAGGGTTATGACTGTACGTGGCTGCGTGAGTACCTCCGTGAGGAACTTGATCTTCGGCCATTGATCAAACACTGCATCAACAAGCCCTACGATCACGCCCACAACGCCCGGATTGACGACGATCTCTACCACCAGAGATCCATGTCAGAAACTGTCTTCTCGTCAGTCAAGCGCTCGCTGGGCGTCGCCCTGCGAGCGCGTACCTGGTACCGAGAATTTCGTGAACTTGCACTGATGTGTGCCGTCTATAACATCAAGATGGCTGCAGAACAAGAGATCCCACTCCCTTCAGGCGATTAA
- a CDS encoding aldehyde dehydrogenase family protein, with translation MAEPHGETAMRERHLSAHEDATDGIEFSAWIGGDHYRTEEGVETRDPAIDEPILAVPRCDARDVDAAVEAAWDAFDREWKSTTPRERSGVMFEWIDVLTDHVEELALLECLDTGKPMAQAHGEVEGAIDTLEYYASVCRAQRAEQIPAGEDLHLYTKHEPYGVVGQIVPWNFPMWAAAWKLGPALAAGNATVLKPSTDSPLTTIRIAQLSEGILPDGVLNVVTGKGSEAGGAITEHEEIRKVSFTGSTAVGAGVMHAAADRVAPVTLELGGKSPFVVFPDADLDRVVDAVADGIFYSTGEICDAFSRALVHEDILEEFTDRFVEKAESYVLGDPLDEETTMGPLTSQSQFDTVTEYIETGNGEAELLCGGGRPDDPKLEDGWYVEPTVFGDVKNSDTIAQEEIFGPVQTIIPFSSYEEAIEIANDTRYGLAAGIGTESTSLVHNAAADIDAGLIYVNEYGPILPEAPYGGFKESGAGKDLGLEALDHYRKTKSVYVNLSEPSV, from the coding sequence ATGGCAGAGCCACACGGAGAGACAGCCATGCGCGAGCGACATCTATCGGCACACGAGGATGCAACCGACGGAATCGAGTTTTCCGCCTGGATCGGCGGGGACCACTACCGGACGGAAGAGGGCGTCGAAACCCGCGACCCCGCGATCGACGAACCGATTCTCGCGGTCCCGCGGTGTGACGCCAGAGACGTCGACGCCGCCGTCGAGGCCGCCTGGGACGCCTTCGACCGGGAGTGGAAGTCGACGACCCCGCGCGAGCGCTCCGGGGTGATGTTCGAGTGGATCGACGTCCTTACCGACCACGTCGAGGAACTGGCACTGCTGGAGTGTCTCGATACGGGCAAGCCGATGGCCCAGGCCCACGGCGAGGTCGAAGGCGCGATCGACACCCTCGAGTACTACGCGTCGGTGTGTCGTGCCCAGCGGGCCGAGCAGATCCCCGCCGGCGAGGACCTCCACCTGTACACGAAACACGAGCCCTACGGCGTCGTCGGGCAGATCGTTCCGTGGAACTTCCCGATGTGGGCGGCCGCCTGGAAGCTGGGCCCGGCGCTTGCGGCCGGCAACGCCACCGTACTCAAACCCTCGACTGATAGCCCGCTTACGACGATCCGGATCGCACAGCTCTCGGAGGGCATCCTCCCGGACGGCGTGCTCAACGTCGTGACCGGAAAGGGTAGCGAAGCGGGCGGGGCGATCACCGAACACGAGGAGATCAGGAAGGTGTCCTTCACGGGCAGTACTGCCGTCGGTGCCGGCGTGATGCACGCGGCCGCAGACCGCGTTGCGCCCGTGACACTGGAACTGGGCGGAAAGTCGCCGTTCGTCGTCTTCCCCGACGCCGACCTCGACCGGGTCGTCGACGCGGTGGCCGACGGCATCTTCTACAGCACCGGCGAGATCTGTGACGCCTTCTCCCGGGCGCTGGTCCACGAGGACATACTCGAGGAGTTCACCGACCGGTTCGTCGAGAAAGCCGAGTCGTACGTCCTCGGGGATCCCCTCGACGAGGAGACGACGATGGGGCCGCTCACCTCCCAGAGCCAGTTCGATACCGTGACCGAGTACATCGAGACCGGCAACGGGGAAGCCGAGCTGCTGTGTGGGGGCGGACGTCCGGACGATCCGAAACTCGAGGACGGCTGGTACGTCGAGCCGACCGTTTTCGGAGACGTGAAAAACAGCGACACGATCGCACAGGAGGAGATCTTCGGGCCGGTACAGACGATCATCCCGTTTTCGAGCTACGAGGAGGCGATCGAGATCGCAAACGACACCCGGTACGGGCTCGCAGCCGGGATCGGGACGGAGTCGACGTCGCTGGTCCACAACGCCGCAGCCGACATCGACGCGGGGTTGATCTACGTCAACGAGTACGGGCCGATCCTGCCGGAGGCACCCTACGGCGGGTTCAAGGAGTCAGGGGCCGGCAAGGACCTCGGGCTCGAGGCGCTGGATCACTACCGCAAAACGAAATCCGTCTACGTCAACCTCTCGGAACCGTCGGTGTAG